From the genome of Oncorhynchus gorbuscha isolate QuinsamMale2020 ecotype Even-year linkage group LG18, OgorEven_v1.0, whole genome shotgun sequence:
CACTGAATTACCAAATCACAGGACCTCTGACTGCTTGTCACAATATCATAGTCAATCATGTCACACACTTGATGATCAGCTGATTATGAGTTGTGTTTTTGTAGCAGCCCCTCTTCCTATGCTTTTTGTTATTATGATGTGAAATGGTTTGTAGTGGACTGTAAGCTTAATTTAAATTGGGGAGACGCAGGAACAACATCAATCTTtcaactctgtgtgtgtttttctctctccagaCCAGTTGCTTCAGTCTGAATGAGTACCTACAGGGTCCGCTGGGCCGGTACCTGCTCAATGTCTCCACGGCAGCAGAGCTGTGCAGCCAGAGGCTGTGCGGTTCCCAAGGACGCTGCCTGCGCAGACACCCTGACACTGACGCCTACCTGCACCTCAGCCCCCTCACCCACAACATAGTCAGCCTGGAAAATGGCAAATTCAAGGTTCAAACTCTAGGTCAGCTTGGGGAAGAGGAGATAATGGGCTTTCAGAGAGAGTTTCAGTGCCAGTGCTATAGTGGCTACCAGGGAGAGGGTTGTGGCCAGAGAGACCCCCTACAACAGAGAGGTATCGCACCTTCAGTCATGGGGACATGGGTTCACTGTCTGCTCCTGCTACTCCTCACACTCCTGCTCTGACTGATTGCATACATACATAGTTCATACAGCTACATTTAAAATGATTTAATGTGTATTGGTATACACATGACATTATCTACACACTTCCACAAAATGCACAAACATTATATACATGCACTGGGACAAATGCAAATGTATTCACTGGGGCCCAGGATGCTGTAAGGTTGGTGAATCTATGATTAGATGGTGGAACACTGTGGAACACGTACGTAGAATTATGGTTGTTTGTGTGTTTTGATTTTCTTGATACATTGGAGGGCTCGCTGGAAATAACTTTGTTtacattgctctctcgctctttctcagtCCCAACAATATATATCTCTCTCATGCCTGTCTCTTCTTCCCACCcccctcccctttcctttctACAAACCCTCCCCTTTTAAGTTGTAATTTTCTCATGATCCCAGTTTGTTTTTGTGTGGTAGTTTTCAGCTTATGATATATGTACAGgtttgtgttatgtgtgtgtgtcaaaatgGGACCGATGCACTTGATTTTTTTAATAGCACAAAATAGTACTTAGTGCCTGACCTTTGACATTTTTATCTTTAGgtaaaagttcatatttatatgaaTGTATTTTCACACAAGAAAAAAGCTTTTGTTATTTTATGACAAATGTTATGACAAAAACAAGACTACTATTTTCTCTCCAGAATTGTGCATCTATTTTACTGTGTACTGTGTTTCaatttttcaaaataaatcaAAGCCTTAACAACATCCAATACAAATCTTGCAGATGCATCACTCTTGCTGGTCACTGGTCTATCAGTGCCTCTCTCTGCTTTGTTTCTGGTGGATCCAAAAATCACAATGTACACATATGGGCTATAGGCCTAGACtcttcaaactcaactctggacctcgataCCAGTTCCACTGCATTGTTGTCATTGTtactctctaatcagggactgatttagacctgggacaccaggtgtgtgcaattaattatcaggcagaacagaaaaccagcaggctccggacctcgtagggtaagagttggaTACCCCTGGCCTAGACCTTAAATACAGGCTACTTTTGAGATTGCATTTGTCTGGCACAACCCATTTCCCCCTATAATTGTCTGGTGCTGCCAGCCAAATGTTCTTTTCAGCAATACATGTTTCCAGGAAGCTGACACATGACCTAACATTATGGAAAGACCCTGCATGTTTATAGAATTCTCCACTGATCTATATATCTTTTAAAAAACAGTGTTGGGGTTTTGACATCCAAATGAGTGGGTAATAGGCTACCCTCCCGATTTTGGGGTCAAATAAAACTTTGTCTGAAGCATTGCCTTACTGTAGCCTAGGCCACAACACCATATTTGATTTAACAGCCCTCCTCTACCATAATTATAGGTTTCCTCTAGCCAAAATTATTTTGGTTCCTTTGAAGTCTTCAGCAAGAGATCCTAAAGTTTTATAGGCCTGTGTGTTTAGACACATTGCAGATAGCCAGGTCTGTTAAAATGTTAATGCACAGAGCCTGTTTATTTTAATGATCTAATTCATTAATTCATtatcccgagtggtgcagcggtctaaggcactggttcgaatccagcctgcatcacatccggctgtgatttggagtcccatagggcggcacacaattggtccagcgtcgtcctggtttggccgggataggccatcaatgtaaataagaatgtgttcttaactgacttgcctagttaaataaaggttaaataaaaatacaaaaatattaaAGACAGTGCATTCTGTAGGCCCATTCTGAGAGCAATACTTTCTAATCATTTATATAATAGACTATTTTCACGAGATGAATGGGCTATAGTGGTTCCCAACCTGTCCTGTTCAGGGGACCACCAAATCACTGTAAAAAGCTCTTGAGGACCACCATTGGTGGAGTCGCAGAATTTGCTAAATGTAAAATATTTTGGTGGTCAAATGTTGTCCATTTTACCAGTAAATGTAgcacataataatataataataattattattataatattataaactataataattataattgttTATAATTATAattgtttatattataataataataataataattattataaacCATTTGCATCGTGAAATTGCTTATAATACCATTAATACTCCCAACTGTTATTATGTCTGGAAGAAAAAATAGATATAACAAAAATGAATCTAAACAATTTCGCAAACCACCTGCAGCGGACCACAGGTTGAAAACCACTGGGCTACAGTAAACAAAGCATACATTGGCTTGATATTTCAAACTCGCAATTCGATTCACAAAGGTGATTCAGAGCGAAATACATTTGTTCATGTATCTTTAACGAATGTCGACTGTATGAGAAAACGTTCTGCCTCGTCCTCTTTTGATTGGTGCTTGGAAAATCTCCTCTGGTTTTTCAAGATGCACTGCATTTAGTTCGCGTGGCGCAAATGGTGATCCGAATTTGCACTTTGTGCAATAAAAATAACAAAGTCCGAACCCCAGGCATAGCGGACGACCTAAATCCAGCGCGTGTTTCTCCAGACCGTTTTCCTTCCTCTTTCTTACTTTGAAAAGAGAAGTTGGCTATCAGCAGATCATGTGATAGCATACACTTTTCTCTATAGTCAGTTGACTTGTATAAACCAACTATTTGCCCACGAAACCGATGATATGGGTAAGTAGACTAATAAGGAGCTGTTATTGTGTTATTTTGACTTAGCTAAGTAATGTTTATGCAGTGCATATTTTCATTAGATTCCCTTAGCACACTCAAAGTCATGTGACTTACTTCCTCACAGTAAAATAGTGGAGAACTTGAATCAGTATGTACTGACTGTGTACACTGCTTTTATTTCAATTTGGCAAAATATGGTATAAAAGTAGTGTTTTCTCTCTGCAGGTATAAAGTGCATTTTCCCTGGGGCGCTGATTCTTTGTGTGAATGTGGCCAGTATTGTTCTTAGCAGTGAGCATGAAGCAGGAGTACTCCCCACACTGTCCCAGCTGCCCTTCCTCACTGTGTGGAATGCCCCCACAGCCCAGTGTAAGAGCCGCTATGGGGTGGATCTGGACCTGGGAGTGTTCAACATAGTGAGCAATCAGAACCAGAGCTTCATGGGTGACAACATCACCATCTTCTACAATTCTAAACTGGGTCTGTACCCAAGATACAACCAAGGAGAGGCAGTTAACGGTGGGGTGCCACAGAATGCCAGCCTGCTGGAGCACCTGAGGGCTACCTCTGAGGACCTCCGGACCTACATGCCTGACAGAGACTTCCAAGGGCTGGCTGTGGTGGACTGGGAAAGCTGGAGGCCACTGTGGGAGCGCAACTGGGAAGGCATgaaggtttactgggaggggtcCAGGGCCCTAGTGAGAGCCAAGCACCCAGACTGGAGCCCTGCTCAGGTGGAGGTGGTGGCCCGCAAGGAGTTTGAGGATGCAGCACAGGCGTTCATGGAGGGCACCCTAAGGTTGGGGGAGCAGGAGAGGCCCAAGGGAATGTGGGGCTTTTATGGCTTCCCCTCCTGCTATAACTACtacaaaaacacaacatataactaCACAGGGGAGTGTCCTCAGATAGAGTTGAAGAGGAATGATGATCTGTTCTGGCTGTGGAATGTCTCCTCTGCCCTGTACCCAGATATCTACCTGGATATTGGGATGCGTGGTCTTGGCAACGGCATCCTCCTCTACACACACCACCGTGTCATGGAAGCCATGAGGGTGGGCGCGCAGGTGACCCCCATGGTCCCCCCTGTG
Proteins encoded in this window:
- the hyal1 gene encoding hyaluronidase-1 codes for the protein MGIKCIFPGALILCVNVASIVLSSEHEAGVLPTLSQLPFLTVWNAPTAQCKSRYGVDLDLGVFNIVSNQNQSFMGDNITIFYNSKLGLYPRYNQGEAVNGGVPQNASLLEHLRATSEDLRTYMPDRDFQGLAVVDWESWRPLWERNWEGMKVYWEGSRALVRAKHPDWSPAQVEVVARKEFEDAAQAFMEGTLRLGEQERPKGMWGFYGFPSCYNYYKNTTYNYTGECPQIELKRNDDLFWLWNVSSALYPDIYLDIGMRGLGNGILLYTHHRVMEAMRVGAQVTPMVPPVFPYARIVYTYSLEFLSQEVLVHTIGESAALGSAGIVLWGDDAYSKSKANCEAIKDYLDETLGRYLVNVTTAATLCSRTVCSSQGRCQRRDKVSRAYLHLDPSAWTVVPEKRPEGGQRYRVLGQLKPREAVYIQTHFQCQCYPGWGGKHCSKPL